One Poecilia reticulata strain Guanapo linkage group LG4, Guppy_female_1.0+MT, whole genome shotgun sequence genomic window carries:
- the dnase2b gene encoding deoxyribonuclease-2-beta: MASQLVPCFHITVILLCFTVGRSDISCRNEAGEAVDWFIIYKLPKFRIGEVGSGVEYMYLDSAAGSWRRSKFMVNTTEGAMANTLNQLYKGKVYMSNSSVYALYNDGAPQQKYIHTYGHTKGVLLFDRSQGFWLSHTVPYFPSFPERGYQYPSSGKHNGQTALCVTYRYSQFLSIAQQLVYVFPRFYNCSVPAAFSADLPQLLQLCEGSRPPLSANKGVKALFSVSGDKFVSFVKSEHFVDDIYTGWVAQVLDADLLVQTWQTQGRELPSNCSLPRHTMNIKRTVLPPSVRFESHYDHSKWCVSQAYEDQVVCLGDLNRVKAQMLRGGGLICSYNPVIYKAFRKAVDWYISC; the protein is encoded by the exons ATGGCCTCTCAACTCGTCCCCTGCTTCCACATTACTGTCATATTGTTGTGTTTCACAGTTGGCAGAAGTGACATTTCCTGCAGAAATGAAGCTGGTGAAGCTGTTGACTG GTTTATCATCTACAAACTGCCCAAGTTCAGGATTGGGGAGGTTGGCAGTGGTGTGGAGTACATGTACCTGGACTCAGCAGCTGGCAGCTGGCGGAGGAGTAAATTTATGGTTAACACAACCGAAGGAGCCATGGCCAACACTCTGAATCAACTGTACAAGGGAAAGGTCTACATG TCAAACAGCTCTGTGTATGCGCTCTACAATGACGGTGCACCACAGCAGAAATACATCCATACTTATGGACACACTAAAG GGGTTCTGCTCTTTGACCGTTCTCAAGGTTTCTGGCTGTCCCACACCGTTCCCTATTTCCCCTCGTTCCCTGAGCGAGGCTACCAGTACCCCTCCTCTGGCAAACACAATGGCCAGACTGCCCTGTGTGTGACCTACCGGTATTCACAGTTTCTCAGTATAG CACAGCAGCTGGTCTACGTTTTCCCACGTTTCTACAACTGTTCTGTTCCCGCTGCGTTCTCGGCCGACCTgccgcagctcctccagctgtgCGAGGGCTCCAGGCCGCCACTGTCCGCCAACAAGGGAGTGAAGGCGCTGTTTTCTGTCAGTGGGGACAAATTTGTCAGCTTTGTAAAATCTGAGCACTTTGTAGACG ATATCTACACAGGCTGGGTGGCTCAGGTCCTGGACGCCGACCTTCTGGTGCAGACTTGGCAGACCCAAGGTCGAGAGCTGCCCTCCAACTGCTCGCTGCCGAGGCACACCATGAACATCAAGAGGACCGTGCTTCCACCATCGGTCCGGTTCGAATCGCATTACGACCACTCAAAGTGGTGTGTGTCACAGGCTTATGAGGACCAGGTGGTCTGCCTGGGGGACCTGAACCGGGTCAAGGCTCAGATGTTACGTGGCGGAGGGCTGATCTGCTCCTACAACCCTGTGATTTACAAGGCCTTCAGGAAGGCAGTGGACTGGTACATTAGCTGCTAA
- the uox gene encoding uricase encodes MAYAGNQNVEFVRTGYGKNAVKVMVVKRHGSHHYLIELKADVEITLKSRKDYLTGDNSDIIPTDTIKNTVHALAKIKGVNTIEQFSLDLCHHFLTSFNHVLRAKVYMEEAPWRRLEKNGVEHVHAFIYSPEACRFCDVEQNLNGTPVVHSGVKDMKVLKTTQSGFEGFFRDRFTTLQDAKDRVFCTTVYSRWRYNKVQNVDFDAAWKCVRDTIVEKFAGPYSRGEFSPSVQKTLYETQVLALDRIPEMEEIEIVMPNQHYFTIDMTKMGLSNKDEVFLPLDNPSGNITGTVCRKQRARL; translated from the exons ATGGCATACGCTGGGAATCAG AATGTGGAGTTTGTGCGGACAGGCTACGGCAAGAATGCGGTGAAGGTGATGGTCGTCAAGAGACACGGGAGCCACCACTACCTTATTGAGCTGAAGGCTGACGTGGAGATAACGCTCAAGTCACGCAAGGACTATCTGACCGGAGACAACTCGGACATCATCCCCACCGACACCATCAAGAACACTGTCCACGCCCTGGCCAAAATCAAAGGG GTAAATACTATTGAGCAATTTTCCCTGGATCTCTGCCATCATTTCCTGACCTCTTTCAACCATGTGCTGAGGGCCAAGGTTTACATGGAGGAGGCCCCCTGGAGAAGACTGGAGAAG aaCGGTGTCGAACATGTTCATGCTTTTATCTACAGCCCAGAGGCTTGTCGCTTCTGTGATGTTGAACAGAACCTCAACG GTACTCCAGTGGTTCACAGCGGCGTGAAGGACATGAAGGTGCTAAAAACCACTCAGTCTGGCTTTGAGGGCTTTTTCCGAGATCGTTTCACGACGCTGCAAGACGCCAAAGACAGGGTTTTCTGCACCACCGTTTACTCTAGGTGGCGCTACAACAAGGTCCAGAACGTTGACTTTGATGCTGCATG GAAGTGTGTGAGAGACACAATTGTTGAGAAATTTGCTGGCCCCTACAGTCGAGGAGAGTTTTCACCATCTGTGCAAAAGACCCTTTATGAAACACAAGTTCTGGCCTTGGACAGGATTCCTGAG ATGGAGGAAATCGAGATTGTCATGCCCAACCAGCATTACTTCACCATAGACATGACAAAAATGGGTCTTAGCAACAAAGATGAG GTGTTTCTTCCTCTGGATAATCCCTCTGGAAACATCACAGGGACAGTGTGTCGTAAGCAGAGAGCCAGACTTTAA
- the samd13 gene encoding sterile alpha motif domain-containing protein 13, with translation MKNYCNVTESSMEDKANGSVDTKSPVENGQLPDPSNWGVADVVNYFKATGFEEQATAFQDQEIDGKSLLLMTRNDVLTGLSIKLGPALKIYEYHVKPLQTQHLKSNVS, from the exons ATGAAAAATTACTGCAACGTAACAGAAT CCAGTATGGAGGACAAGGCAAATGGTTCAGTTGACACCAAAAG CCCAGTGGAGAACGGTCAGCTGCCAGACCCTTCCAACTGGGGAGTTGCTGACGTTGTCAATTATTTCAAGGCAACAGGGTTCGAGGAGCAGGCTACAGCTTTCCAAGATCAG GAAATTGACGGCAAGTCTTTGCTCCTGATGACGCGTAACGACGTCCTAACAGGACTGTCGATAAAACTCGGCCCCGCGTTGAAAATCTACGAGTACCACGTGAAGCCGCTGCAAACGCAGCACCTGAAGAGCAACGTGTCGTAG
- the LOC103464155 gene encoding deoxyribonuclease-2-alpha-like: MTAHALIGFLLSIGLLFKACYSDVKCRNDRGEAVDWYIVYKLPNVKDGGLSYLYMDESTGGWKLSKEKIDSETGFLGKTLKPLLDFYTKKTEGFGYMLYNDQPPNPYSAPSSFGHSKGVVMLDHHFGLWLSHSTPKFPTYRSTEFWPSSGNANAQTFLCVTFPYQQFKEIGLQLKYIHAYSFDSEIPKTFPEELRCVAQRSCYPKQKPWFSVERLKSAAGSTFTSFAKYSRFKDDLYSGLIVNEVSKDLFVKSWGKLSKPLSSNCSSMLSHHVYNVKEVELQKRKAVSDTVDHSKWCVTSDGGWTCISDMNREVSQMSRGGGAICTEDPRVGQAFRSLFSDHEPCKKSHFKGQKREL; encoded by the exons ATGACAGCGCAC gCTCTCATTGGATTCCTCCTCAGTATCGGACTTCTTTTTAAAGCGTGTTACTCAGATGTGAAGTGCAGGAATGACAGAGGAGAGGCTGTTGACTG GTATATCGTGTATAAACTGCCTAATGTGAAAGATGGTGGACTGTCGTATTTGTACATGGATGAGAGCACCGGTGGGTGGAAACTCAGCAAGGAGAAAATCGACAGTGAAACTGGCTTTCtaggaaaaacactgaaacctCTTCTTGACTTCTACACCAAAAAG ACGGAAGGGTTTGGATACATGCTCTACAATGATCAGCCTCCAAATCCATACTCTGCTCCTTCATCATTCGGTCACAGTAAAG GGGTTGTGATGTTGGATCACCACTTTGGACTTTGGCTTTCACACAGCACACCCAAATTTCCAACATATCGCAGTACAGAGTTCTGGCCAAGCAGTGGAAACGCAAATgctcaaacatttctttgtgttactTTCCCCTACCAGCAGTTTAAAGAAATAG GCCTGCAGCTGAAGTACATCCATGCCTATTCATTTGACTCTGAAATTCCAAAAACTTTTCCTGAGGAGCTGCGTTGTGTTGCACAGAGAAGCTGCTACCCAAAACAAAAGCCCTGGTTTAGTGTGGAGAGGCTGAAATCAGCAGCAGGGAGCACTTTCACCAGCTTTGCAAAATACTCACGATTTAAAGATG ACCTTTACTCTGGTCTCATAGTGAACGAAGTGTCCAAGGATCTTTTTGTGAAGAGCTGGGGGAAGCTGAGTAAACCTCTATCCTCCAACTGCAGCTCAATGCTCAGTCATCATGTCTACAACGTAAAGGAAGTGGAGCTGCAGAAGAGGAAGGCCGTCAGTGACACCGTGGATCACTCCAAGTGGTGTGTGACTTCAGACGGTGGCTGGACCTGCATCTCTGATATGAACAGGGAGGTCAGTCAGatgagcagaggaggaggagcaatCTGCACTGAAGATCCACGAGTGGGACAAGCTTTCAGGTCACTTTTCTCAGACCATGAACCATGTAAAAAGTCTCATTTCAAGGGTCAAAAGAGAGAACTGTAA
- the rpf1 gene encoding ribosome production factor 1: MDITEVPTDQGSKSKKKKKSMKAKTKVKNTEVKEESSAAENQADPTTAFPPAFSVSEIKNKQRRHLMFMKFKQEKRKQKLQLKKKRRKEREALGDKAPPKEVPKTIENQRVFDETTVDPEDEEVAFDEGTDEFSAYFNGLTNPKVLITTSDRPRGRTVRFCEQLASVIPNAHVYYRRGLALKRIIPQCVARDFTYMMVINQDRLVPNGLVLCHLPNGPTAHFKVSSVRLRKELKRRGKEPTEHYPEVILNNFTTRLGHSIGRLFAALFPQNPQFVGRQVATFHNQRDFIFFRFHRYIFKNEKKVGIQELGPRFTLKLRSLQKGTFDSKYGEYEWVLKRHEMDACRRKFQL, encoded by the exons ATGGATATTACAGAAGTTCCCACGGATCAGGGCAGCaagagcaagaagaagaagaagtcaaTGAAAGCAAAGACGAAGGTTAAAAACACGGAGGTGAAGGAAGAGAGCAGCGCCGCGGAGAACCAGGCCGATCCGACGACTGCGTTTCCCCCCGCGTTCAGCGTCTCCGAGATCAAGAACAAACAGCGGAGACACCTCATGTTCATGAAGTTCAAGCAGGAGAAGAGGAAG CAAAAACTTCAactgaagaaaaagaggagaaaagaaagggaAGCATTAGGTGACAAG GCGCCACCAAAGGAAGTCCCCAAAACGATAGAAAACCAGAGAGTGTTTGATGAGACAACAGTTGATCCAGAAGACGAAGAG GTtgcttttgatgagggaacTGATGAATTTTCAGCATATTTCAACGGGTTGACAAATCCCAAAGTGCTCATCACTACATCAGACAGACCCAGAGGG AGAACAGTGAGGTTTTGCGAGCAGCTGGCCAGCGTCATCCCAAACGCCCATGTTTACTACAGAAGAGGCCTCGCCCTAAAGAGGATCATTCCCCAGTGTGTTGCCAGGGACTTCACATACATGATGGTCATCAACCAGGATCGCCTAGTGCCCA ATGGTTTGGTTCTCTGTCACCTTCCTAATGGGCCAACTGCGCATTTCAAAGTCAGCAGTGTTCGACTAAGAAAAGAGTTAAAG AGACGAGGTAAAGAGCCAACCGAACACTATCCAGAGGTGATTCTCAACAACTTCACCACCCGCCTCGGACACAGCATCGGTCGTCTGTTCGCCGCTCTGTTCCCACAGAACCCTCAGTTTGTGGGTCGACAGGTCGCCACCTTCCACAACCAGAGAGACTTCATCTTTTTCAGATTCCACAG GTATATCTTCAAGAACGAGAAGAAAGTTGGTATTCAGGAGCTGGGACCTCGCTTCACTCTGAAACTCCGATCTCTGC